ATTTCAGGCCGGCTGTAATAGGCTGCGACATGTTCGAGGATGTTGCGGATCGTTGCGCGCAGATCGCCCGGCACAAGCGCAGTCGGCATGTCCCATTTGCGCCCGTAAGCAACATCGTTCAGCAGCTCGGCCTTGCTCGCCCAGCGGCGGTAGATGCTTGGCCGGGACACGCCCGAAACCCGCGCCAGAGCGTCGAACCGCAAGGCCTCGAAACCTTCTTCCGCCAGCATGGTTTTGACAGCACTCAGGATAGCCCGGTCATTTTCCGGTGACCGCGGCCGTCCTTGCACGCGCTTGCTGCCCTCAGTCATGCCCTCCCCCTCTTATTGTTTTTCACCGCGCCCGTATGTTTGATTCATGCAAAAAACACAACCTGCGACGCGGTCATTGCATTGCAATTTGTAATGTATATAGGCAGGCACAACCAACCGCAGAAATCATACGATCTGTATGGATT
This genomic window from Caenibius tardaugens NBRC 16725 contains:
- a CDS encoding TetR/AcrR family transcriptional regulator — encoded protein: MTEGSKRVQGRPRSPENDRAILSAVKTMLAEEGFEALRFDALARVSGVSRPSIYRRWASKAELLNDVAYGRKWDMPTALVPGDLRATIRNILEHVAAYYSRPEMRAAVLGAMASLPSAAAAPCDLAIEAEKETRAAVAAMVADAKAAGLMRQEVEADSLYELMMGSVIYRTVFSYRRIAGDIPDDLVDTIIDGLKA